In Leptospira ellinghausenii, the following proteins share a genomic window:
- a CDS encoding glucose 1-dehydrogenase: MSKEFEGKVALVTGAASPIGLGRAIANRIASHGASLVLVDLNQEKIEEAAREVEAKFGVKAIGVACNVTKPEDCDAAISKTKEVFGKLDFLVNNAGVLKDNLLIRMSEQEYDFVMDVNCKGVFLMTKSASKLILKSDSGRIVNISSVSGLTGQPGQANYSTSKAGVIALTKVSAREFSGRNVLVNAVCPGYVQTEMTGTLSKEVQEKLTDPAVIPLKRPGKQEEIASAVKFFLSNDASYITGTYLRVDGGAAIGM; encoded by the coding sequence ATGTCCAAAGAATTCGAAGGAAAAGTAGCACTGGTAACGGGAGCTGCCTCTCCCATTGGTTTGGGTCGAGCAATCGCAAACCGAATCGCATCGCATGGTGCAAGTTTGGTGCTTGTTGATTTGAATCAGGAAAAAATTGAAGAAGCTGCAAGAGAAGTAGAAGCAAAATTCGGTGTGAAAGCGATCGGTGTTGCTTGTAACGTAACAAAACCAGAAGATTGTGATGCTGCTATTAGCAAAACAAAAGAAGTATTTGGAAAACTCGATTTCCTTGTAAACAATGCTGGTGTATTAAAAGATAACTTACTCATTCGTATGTCAGAACAAGAGTATGACTTTGTAATGGATGTAAATTGTAAGGGTGTTTTTCTAATGACTAAGTCAGCTAGTAAACTCATTCTCAAGTCTGATTCTGGAAGAATTGTCAATATTTCTTCTGTATCAGGACTCACTGGCCAACCTGGCCAAGCAAACTACTCAACTTCTAAAGCGGGTGTGATTGCTCTTACAAAAGTATCTGCACGTGAATTCTCTGGAAGAAACGTACTTGTAAACGCTGTATGCCCAGGTTATGTGCAAACAGAAATGACAGGAACTCTTTCCAAAGAAGTACAAGAAAAGTTAACTGATCCTGCTGTGATCCCTCTTAAACGTCCTGGAAAACAGGAAGAGATCGCATCTGCTGTGAAGTTTTTCTTAAGTAATGATGCATCTTACATCACAGGAACATACCTCCGAGTTGACGGTGGTGCTGCTATCGGGATGTAG
- the purB gene encoding adenylosuccinate lyase — protein MIDRYSHPEISAIWELENKFKIWTDIEIYACEARANRGEVPKEDLETIKQKAKFNVEEILEIESKVHHDVIAYLTNLNSYIGPAGRHVHFGLTSSDVGDTALCVQMVQAMDLLIQRTETLLETTKQKAKEYKDLPCIGRSHGIHAEPMTLGLKFALFYAEMTRNLERMKDAREQVAVGKLSGAVGTYSNIDLEIEEYVLNKLGLKVDPIATQVISRDRHAFYMSVLGVVAASLDRMATEIRLLQKTEGREVEEPFAKGQKGSSAMPHKRNPVVCERISGISRVIRSNVNVGLQNVGLWHERDISHSSAERIVLPDSTIALDYILEKMNFVLKGLHVYPDATERTLNVTRGLIFSQKVLLWLIEKGGITREDAYLIVQENAMAVWADQSKNLRDLLKQDPRCSAILKDSDLDEIFQIKPYLERIPLIFKRLGITD, from the coding sequence ATGATCGATCGTTATAGCCATCCTGAAATTTCCGCCATTTGGGAATTAGAGAACAAATTTAAGATTTGGACAGATATTGAAATTTATGCCTGCGAAGCCCGTGCGAACCGAGGAGAAGTCCCAAAAGAAGACCTCGAAACGATTAAACAAAAAGCGAAATTCAATGTAGAAGAAATTCTAGAGATTGAATCCAAAGTCCATCACGATGTGATCGCATACTTAACCAATTTAAATTCTTATATAGGACCAGCAGGCCGTCATGTTCACTTTGGACTGACATCCAGTGACGTAGGTGACACTGCACTTTGTGTGCAAATGGTGCAAGCAATGGACCTACTCATCCAACGCACAGAAACTCTTCTCGAAACAACCAAACAAAAAGCAAAAGAGTACAAAGACCTTCCTTGTATCGGACGTTCTCATGGAATTCACGCAGAACCAATGACTCTTGGTCTTAAGTTTGCTCTCTTTTATGCGGAGATGACTCGTAACTTAGAACGTATGAAAGATGCCCGCGAACAAGTTGCAGTTGGTAAACTTTCAGGTGCAGTAGGAACTTACTCCAATATTGATTTAGAAATTGAAGAGTATGTATTAAACAAACTCGGACTAAAAGTGGATCCAATTGCCACTCAAGTAATCTCACGGGACCGACATGCATTTTATATGTCTGTTCTTGGAGTGGTTGCTGCGAGTTTGGATCGTATGGCAACTGAAATTCGTCTCTTACAAAAAACAGAAGGACGAGAAGTCGAAGAGCCGTTTGCCAAAGGCCAAAAAGGATCTTCCGCAATGCCTCACAAACGAAATCCTGTGGTCTGTGAACGTATTTCGGGAATTTCTCGGGTCATCCGTTCCAATGTAAACGTTGGATTACAAAACGTAGGACTTTGGCATGAACGTGATATTTCCCATTCTTCTGCAGAACGAATTGTCCTACCTGACTCCACGATCGCACTCGATTACATTTTGGAAAAAATGAACTTTGTTTTAAAGGGACTTCATGTCTATCCAGATGCCACAGAACGTACGTTAAACGTAACGCGTGGACTCATCTTTTCACAAAAAGTATTGTTATGGCTCATCGAAAAAGGTGGGATCACTCGTGAAGACGCTTACCTCATCGTACAGGAAAATGCCATGGCAGTGTGGGCAGACCAATCTAAAAATCTGCGTGACCTTTTGAAACAAGATCCGAGATGTTCTGCCATCCTAAAAGATAGCGACTTGGATGAGATTTTCCAAATCAAACCATATTTAGAACGTATCCCTCTCATTTTCAAACGTTTGGGAATTACAGATTAA
- a CDS encoding alpha/beta hydrolase: protein MMNPPLEYLVRNPKSPTTNPPLLLLLHGVGSNEKDLFSLADYLPESLLVISIRGPLILGRDRFGWYEISFQAGSPKIDIGQQEVSHQKILEFLEYAKSQFQFDEKNVWIGGFSQGAVMSYSVGLEHPNQFKGIIALSGRLLEETKQKLNTNAKASANDEVDPQKIYIAHGTNDNVISVASARNSKESLESLGRSPKYKEYPEGHTISQEMLKDLVGWLAVEL, encoded by the coding sequence ATGATGAATCCTCCGCTCGAGTATTTAGTCCGAAATCCGAAAAGTCCCACAACCAACCCTCCTCTTCTTTTGTTGTTACATGGAGTGGGAAGCAATGAAAAAGATTTATTTTCATTAGCTGATTATTTACCTGAATCATTACTTGTTATCTCAATCAGAGGGCCTCTTATTTTAGGGAGAGACCGTTTTGGCTGGTATGAAATCTCCTTCCAAGCAGGCAGTCCTAAAATTGATATTGGACAACAGGAAGTGAGCCATCAAAAGATTTTGGAATTTTTAGAATATGCAAAGAGTCAGTTCCAATTTGATGAAAAGAATGTATGGATTGGTGGTTTTAGCCAGGGTGCAGTGATGTCCTATTCAGTTGGATTGGAACACCCAAACCAATTTAAAGGAATCATTGCCCTCAGTGGAAGACTCTTAGAGGAAACAAAACAAAAATTAAATACAAATGCGAAAGCAAGTGCAAACGATGAAGTCGATCCGCAAAAGATTTATATTGCCCATGGAACCAATGACAATGTGATATCTGTTGCTTCTGCAAGGAATTCAAAAGAAAGTTTGGAATCGTTGGGAAGGAGTCCTAAGTATAAGGAATACCCAGAAGGCCATACCATCAGCCAAGAAATGTTAAAAGACTTGGTTGGATGGTTGGCAGTTGAATTGTAA